One genomic region from Flexibacter flexilis DSM 6793 encodes:
- a CDS encoding DegT/DnrJ/EryC1/StrS family aminotransferase: MSKAKNPTRIWLSQPHFESSDIEYISSLFERSGMATAYQNVGIFEEKLAAKLGQNVVALSSCTGAIHLAIKALEIKENDTVICSTFTFAASANPILYEKAKPVFVDSETLTWNMSPEYLEQAIESEIKNGQKPKAVIVVHAYGVPAQIDRICEICKHYQVPVIEDAAEALGASYKGKMLGTWGEIGVYSFNNNKVISTGGGGALTTSQPEIIEKIRYWASQSREMGLPYYQHEAVGYNYRMGVMAAALGIAQLEVLEKRVKQRRKIFNFYQENLDEKMLYWQPELTENSYASRWLSSALIKGEKVNNFVLYDFLTLNGIESRFLWKPLHLQPIFKQCAFYGNNIAEQLFNKGISLPSGNDLQLSDLKYVSQKISNLLL, encoded by the coding sequence GTGTCTAAAGCAAAAAATCCTACACGTATTTGGTTGTCGCAGCCGCATTTTGAGTCTTCAGATATTGAATATATTTCTTCGTTATTTGAGCGTTCGGGCATGGCTACAGCGTATCAAAATGTCGGTATTTTTGAAGAAAAATTGGCAGCAAAATTAGGTCAAAATGTGGTAGCACTTTCTTCTTGTACTGGGGCTATTCATTTGGCCATCAAAGCCTTAGAAATAAAAGAAAATGACACGGTAATTTGCTCCACTTTTACATTTGCGGCATCAGCCAACCCGATTTTGTACGAGAAAGCCAAGCCTGTTTTTGTAGATAGTGAAACGCTAACATGGAATATGTCGCCCGAATATTTGGAACAAGCCATTGAGTCCGAAATAAAAAACGGTCAAAAGCCAAAAGCAGTGATTGTAGTTCATGCCTACGGCGTGCCTGCTCAAATAGACCGTATTTGCGAAATCTGTAAACACTACCAAGTCCCTGTAATTGAAGATGCTGCCGAAGCTTTGGGCGCGTCGTATAAAGGCAAAATGCTTGGCACTTGGGGCGAAATTGGGGTTTATTCGTTCAATAACAACAAGGTAATCAGTACGGGCGGCGGCGGCGCACTTACCACGAGCCAACCCGAAATTATCGAAAAAATACGCTATTGGGCAAGCCAATCTCGCGAAATGGGGCTGCCTTATTATCAGCACGAAGCAGTTGGATATAATTATCGTATGGGTGTAATGGCAGCAGCCTTAGGCATTGCGCAACTGGAAGTATTGGAAAAAAGAGTAAAACAACGACGTAAAATTTTTAATTTTTATCAAGAAAATTTAGACGAAAAAATGTTGTATTGGCAGCCCGAATTAACGGAAAATAGTTATGCTTCTCGTTGGTTGAGTTCTGCACTTATCAAAGGAGAGAAAGTGAACAATTTTGTACTTTATGATTTTTTGACTTTGAACGGTATTGAGTCTCGTTTTTTATGGAAACCATTGCACTTGCAGCCTATTTTCAAACAATGTGCTTTTTATGGAAATAATATTGCTGAGCAATTATTTAATAAAGGTATTTCATTGCCATCGGGCAACGATTTGCAATTGTCTGATTTAAAATATGTTAGTCAAAAAATAAGTAATTTATTACTATAA
- a CDS encoding sugar phosphate nucleotidyltransferase yields the protein MKIIVPMAGMGKRMRPHTLTVPKPLIPIAGKPIVQRLVEDIAKVCGEPVEEVAFIIGHFGQEVEKQLLKIAESVGAKGSIYYQEKALGTAHAILCATPSLSGNLVVAFADTLFKADFTLAGKKDNTIWVQRVEDPRPFGVVKLNAQNQITDFVEKPETFVSDLAIIGIYYFNDGEYLRQELQYLLDNDVMEKGEYQLTNALENMKQKGMVFVPGQVTEWLDCGNKDSTVFTNQRYLEYIKDTKLVADSASVVNSVIIPPVFIGENVKIENSVVGPHVSIGNGTHVTNSVVRNTIVQEHSKIKNANVANSMLGNHAGFEGRSLDLSVGDYNHITQ from the coding sequence ATGAAAATTATAGTACCAATGGCAGGCATGGGCAAACGTATGCGCCCACATACTCTTACAGTTCCGAAACCTCTTATTCCGATAGCTGGCAAACCTATCGTGCAACGCTTAGTAGAAGATATTGCCAAAGTTTGCGGCGAACCTGTGGAAGAAGTGGCCTTTATTATTGGGCATTTTGGCCAAGAAGTAGAAAAACAATTACTGAAAATAGCCGAATCAGTTGGCGCAAAAGGAAGTATTTATTACCAAGAAAAAGCCTTGGGCACGGCGCACGCTATTCTGTGTGCAACACCATCTCTTTCAGGAAATTTGGTTGTGGCCTTTGCTGATACGCTTTTCAAAGCAGATTTTACGCTCGCTGGCAAAAAAGACAACACGATTTGGGTGCAACGCGTAGAAGATCCGCGTCCGTTTGGCGTGGTGAAACTTAACGCTCAAAACCAAATTACGGATTTTGTAGAAAAACCCGAAACATTCGTTTCGGACTTGGCTATTATCGGCATTTACTACTTCAATGATGGCGAATATTTGCGCCAAGAACTTCAATATTTGCTAGACAATGACGTTATGGAAAAAGGTGAGTATCAACTCACTAATGCGCTGGAGAACATGAAACAAAAAGGCATGGTATTCGTACCAGGTCAAGTAACTGAGTGGCTCGACTGCGGCAACAAAGATTCTACGGTTTTCACCAACCAACGTTATTTGGAATACATCAAAGACACGAAACTGGTAGCGGATTCGGCTTCGGTGGTTAATTCCGTGATTATTCCGCCCGTATTTATTGGCGAAAATGTTAAGATAGAAAATAGCGTAGTTGGTCCTCACGTGTCTATCGGTAACGGAACACATGTTACCAACTCGGTGGTTCGCAACACGATTGTACAGGAACACAGCAAAATTAAAAACGCGAACGTGGCAAACTCAATGCTCGGCAACCATGCAGGCTTTGAAGGCCGCTCTTTGGATTTGAGTGTTGGTGATTACAATCACATTACTCAATAA
- a CDS encoding class I SAM-dependent methyltransferase, producing MEELWFEKWFNSSYYHLLYGNRNEAEAANFVESLTRKLDFTAEAPILDLACGKGRYAIQLNKLGYWVEGIDLSPNSIAAATQHANDRLHFAVHDMRQVYKPNYFAFVLNLFTSFGYFESDAENQEAMNAFAQTLRPNGTLLIDFMNTPKVLANLVVQETKTVGNTTFQIERRAENGFILKDIRFTDSNGQAQFFQEKVKIILPSDFERYFAAAGLKLKEVLGGYDLSAYDANGSERMIFIAQKI from the coding sequence ATGGAAGAACTTTGGTTTGAAAAATGGTTTAATTCTTCTTATTACCATTTACTTTATGGCAATCGTAACGAGGCTGAAGCCGCCAATTTCGTGGAAAGCCTTACCCGCAAATTAGACTTTACGGCAGAGGCTCCCATTCTGGATTTGGCTTGTGGGAAAGGACGTTATGCTATACAGCTCAATAAGTTAGGGTATTGGGTGGAAGGTATAGATCTTTCGCCTAACAGCATCGCAGCGGCGACACAACACGCCAACGACCGACTGCATTTTGCCGTACATGACATGCGCCAAGTTTATAAACCTAATTATTTTGCCTTTGTACTGAACTTGTTTACCAGCTTCGGGTACTTCGAGAGTGATGCGGAAAACCAAGAAGCCATGAACGCTTTTGCTCAAACGCTACGCCCCAACGGAACATTGCTCATCGACTTTATGAATACGCCTAAAGTGTTGGCTAATTTGGTGGTGCAAGAAACTAAAACAGTTGGTAACACTACTTTTCAGATTGAGCGGCGTGCCGAAAATGGCTTTATTCTCAAAGATATACGCTTTACAGACAGTAACGGGCAAGCCCAGTTTTTTCAAGAAAAAGTAAAAATTATTTTACCCTCAGATTTTGAGCGTTATTTCGCCGCCGCAGGGCTAAAACTAAAAGAAGTGCTTGGCGGCTACGACCTTTCGGCTTATGATGCCAATGGCTCGGAGCGTATGATTTTTATTGCTCAAAAAATATAA
- a CDS encoding TonB-dependent receptor — translation MKRIFFCYLFILLNHLSSSAQLSQTVRGVVQDKASNAPIAFANVVLLNTTPLLGTTTDAEGNFLIANVPVGRYDLKASFLGYEETIVRELLVISAKQAIVNVGMKEAAQTLGDVIITPHINKGQALNSMATVSARMLSVEEAKRYAGGFDDPARLASAFAGVAGNTDINGIIVRGNAPKYLQWKMEGVEIPNPNHFGDLKTFGGGVLTGLSSQMLANSDFSTGAFPAEYNNALSGVFDISMRKGNNMHREHTFQVGVIGIDASSEGAFRRGCQSSYLFNYRNSTLALLAPLLPQDAGSIKYQDLSFKLHFPTQKAGVFSVWGIGLRDGATSKVRTDSTKWVYKEDKQQNDITQYTGAAGFNHKFFPNQNTYVSITLATTITDNLWNTQALNRERVLQPYSKISATNQNYIVSAFVNKKISPRHTNKTGILLTGMTYRMLLNKSLAAEQSPTEIVNTDGFSSVVSAYSSSAIDLTPSLTMNAGINAQQFTLNKHYTVEPRLGFKQKLNENQAVGIAYGLHSRLEKINYYFNNSLATGEKAVNKDLDFTKAHHFVLSYDYTISPLLHLRVEPYLQELYDVPVMADSSFSFINMQNDWFFAEKLQNTGKGRNYGIDFTLEKFISNGYYYLLTASVFAAKYKGGDGVWRDTRFNRNFVFNFLMGKEWKVGKNKQNLLSVNGRVGYQGGNRYSPINQLASEQMQDVVYDETKAFSQQSASVLNVYLTVNYKINKAKSSREISLKILNLTGQPDFYGYKYNLKESRIDKDASVTVVPSLSYKIEF, via the coding sequence ATGAAACGAATTTTCTTTTGCTATCTCTTTATTTTATTAAATCATCTATCATCATCTGCCCAACTGTCCCAGACGGTGCGCGGCGTGGTGCAAGACAAAGCCTCTAATGCGCCGATTGCGTTCGCTAATGTGGTTTTGCTGAACACTACGCCGCTACTGGGCACGACAACCGACGCGGAGGGTAACTTCCTGATTGCTAATGTTCCAGTGGGTCGTTATGACCTTAAAGCCTCGTTTTTAGGCTATGAGGAAACTATTGTGCGTGAGTTACTTGTCATTTCGGCAAAGCAGGCTATTGTGAACGTAGGCATGAAGGAAGCCGCCCAGACGCTCGGTGACGTGATTATCACACCCCATATCAATAAAGGTCAAGCACTCAACTCAATGGCAACGGTTAGCGCCAGAATGTTGAGCGTGGAGGAAGCTAAACGCTATGCAGGCGGTTTTGACGACCCTGCGCGTTTGGCTTCTGCTTTTGCGGGGGTGGCTGGCAACACCGACATTAATGGCATCATTGTACGCGGTAACGCGCCCAAATATTTGCAATGGAAAATGGAAGGGGTGGAAATACCGAACCCTAACCATTTTGGCGACCTCAAAACTTTTGGCGGCGGCGTACTCACAGGGCTGAGTAGCCAAATGCTGGCCAATTCTGATTTCTCGACGGGGGCTTTCCCTGCCGAATACAACAATGCGCTATCGGGTGTTTTTGATATTTCGATGCGCAAAGGCAACAATATGCACCGCGAACACACTTTTCAGGTTGGAGTGATTGGCATAGATGCTTCTTCGGAAGGTGCATTCCGAAGAGGCTGCCAATCGTCGTACCTGTTCAACTACCGAAATTCTACGCTGGCACTGCTTGCGCCGCTATTGCCACAAGATGCGGGCAGTATCAAATATCAAGACCTTTCTTTCAAACTTCATTTTCCAACCCAAAAAGCTGGGGTGTTTTCGGTTTGGGGAATTGGCCTGCGCGATGGCGCAACCTCCAAAGTACGCACCGACAGCACCAAATGGGTTTACAAAGAAGACAAACAACAAAACGACATCACACAGTACACGGGTGCGGCGGGCTTCAATCACAAATTTTTCCCCAACCAAAATACTTATGTGAGCATCACGCTGGCCACCACCATTACCGATAACCTCTGGAATACGCAAGCTCTTAACCGCGAACGTGTTTTGCAGCCTTACAGCAAGATTTCGGCCACCAACCAAAACTACATTGTGTCGGCTTTTGTGAATAAAAAAATCAGCCCTAGACACACCAACAAAACAGGGATTTTGCTGACGGGAATGACGTATCGCATGTTGTTGAATAAGTCATTAGCTGCCGAGCAGTCGCCTACCGAAATTGTCAATACCGACGGTTTTAGTTCGGTGGTGTCGGCCTACAGCAGTTCGGCGATAGATTTGACCCCAAGCCTAACCATGAACGCAGGTATTAACGCCCAACAATTTACGCTCAACAAGCATTACACCGTAGAGCCGCGACTTGGTTTTAAACAAAAACTGAATGAAAATCAGGCTGTTGGCATAGCGTATGGACTGCACAGCCGCTTAGAGAAAATTAATTATTACTTCAATAATTCGTTGGCCACAGGCGAAAAAGCCGTGAACAAAGACTTGGATTTTACCAAAGCACATCATTTTGTGTTGAGCTATGATTACACGATTTCGCCGCTGCTGCATTTGCGCGTAGAGCCTTATTTGCAGGAACTTTACGATGTGCCCGTGATGGCTGATAGTTCATTTTCATTTATCAATATGCAAAATGATTGGTTTTTTGCCGAAAAACTCCAAAACACAGGCAAAGGCCGCAATTATGGCATAGACTTTACACTGGAAAAATTCATTTCCAATGGTTATTACTATTTGCTGACGGCTTCGGTGTTTGCGGCCAAATACAAAGGCGGTGACGGCGTATGGCGTGATACACGTTTCAATCGCAATTTTGTATTCAATTTTTTGATGGGCAAAGAATGGAAAGTTGGCAAAAACAAACAGAATCTTTTGAGTGTAAATGGTCGCGTAGGCTATCAGGGTGGCAACCGTTATTCGCCTATCAATCAACTGGCTTCTGAGCAGATGCAAGACGTGGTATATGACGAAACCAAAGCATTTTCGCAGCAGTCGGCCTCAGTGCTAAACGTTTATTTGACCGTGAATTATAAAATTAATAAAGCTAAAAGTTCGCGCGAGATTTCACTTAAAATCCTGAACCTGACAGGCCAACCCGATTTTTATGGCTACAAATACAATCTGAAAGAAAGCCGAATCGACAAAGATGCCAGCGTGACGGTAGTGCCGAGTTTAAGCTATAAAATTGAGTTTTAA
- a CDS encoding LuxR C-terminal-related transcriptional regulator: MAELNHLQKIFFQFLMEFKFQDENLDYTVLPKHIERLKVLSEIGNSGIHIFDLAKTQIAFYEPNFAKLLGYELKDSQNIDYQFFESKIHPEDNLKLGQNGISFLKIFNAFTQEDKLSHKVIHEYRMLNADNQYIRLVEQYQILELDKTGQIWLMMSVIDISPNQDENSPARSQFLNFKTGDFIPFEETQKPTLELTRREVEILKLVKQGLLSKHIADKLSISIHTVNTHRQRLLEKLGANNSFEAVEFAGKFGLID, translated from the coding sequence ATGGCAGAGTTGAACCACCTTCAAAAGATTTTTTTTCAATTTTTGATGGAATTTAAGTTTCAGGACGAAAACTTAGATTATACGGTTTTGCCCAAACACATCGAAAGGCTCAAGGTTTTGTCGGAAATCGGCAATTCGGGCATTCATATTTTTGACTTAGCCAAAACGCAAATTGCATTCTACGAACCCAATTTTGCCAAACTGTTGGGCTATGAGCTAAAGGATTCGCAAAATATTGATTATCAGTTTTTTGAATCGAAAATACATCCAGAAGACAATCTTAAATTGGGGCAAAATGGAATCTCTTTCTTAAAAATATTTAATGCCTTTACCCAAGAAGACAAGCTCAGCCACAAGGTCATACACGAGTACCGAATGCTCAATGCCGACAACCAATACATTAGGCTTGTGGAGCAATATCAAATTTTGGAACTGGACAAAACTGGCCAGATTTGGTTGATGATGAGCGTGATAGACATTTCGCCCAACCAAGATGAAAACAGCCCTGCCCGAAGTCAATTCCTGAATTTTAAGACGGGGGATTTTATTCCGTTTGAAGAAACCCAAAAGCCAACCTTAGAGCTCACGCGCCGCGAAGTGGAGATTCTGAAATTGGTAAAACAAGGACTTTTGAGCAAACACATCGCCGACAAACTTTCTATCAGCATTCATACCGTGAATACACACCGCCAACGCTTGCTGGAGAAGTTAGGCGCGAACAACTCTTTCGAGGCCGTCGAATTTGCGGGAAAATTCGGACTCATTGACTAA
- a CDS encoding AMP-binding protein — MFIHFNKKKPIAFAEIEQLDLSQYTDYEQNTLRFCRDWLSGKEIYTLHTSGSTGQPKAWQISRKAMQASVSMTAQYVGLKPQQKAFVCLNTAYIAGTMMLVRCLEVGMEMYVVPPSSNPLADFDADFRFDFAALVPLQVRAMLTDAHARNILQQSHANILVGGTAIDQALESELVAMTSPRWLHTYGMTETVSHIALRRLNGTQASQMFEALPNVILRLGERSCLCISAPTTDYKELITNDIVELSADGKHFVWLGRADNIINSGGVKVQAEKVEKALQQTLQTLQLSCECFVVGLPHAILGECVTAFLELSPALSQPQIMALKTALGLSLSVYEMPKEFVFVPVFQRTATDKVARQDTVKKYLGQ, encoded by the coding sequence ATGTTTATTCATTTCAATAAAAAAAAGCCGATTGCTTTTGCAGAAATTGAGCAGTTGGATTTGAGTCAATACACTGATTACGAACAAAATACATTGCGGTTTTGTCGGGACTGGCTGTCGGGAAAAGAAATATATACTTTGCATACGTCAGGCTCTACGGGACAGCCGAAGGCTTGGCAAATTTCGCGCAAAGCCATGCAAGCCAGCGTTTCCATGACGGCGCAATACGTTGGCCTGAAACCTCAACAAAAAGCCTTCGTTTGTCTTAACACTGCTTACATTGCGGGTACAATGATGCTCGTGCGCTGTTTGGAAGTGGGTATGGAAATGTATGTTGTGCCACCGTCAAGCAATCCGTTGGCTGATTTTGACGCAGATTTTAGGTTTGATTTTGCCGCGCTCGTGCCACTACAAGTCCGCGCGATGCTCACCGACGCGCACGCCCGCAACATTTTGCAACAAAGCCACGCTAATATTTTGGTAGGCGGCACGGCCATCGACCAAGCCCTCGAAAGTGAGTTGGTGGCCATGACCTCGCCGAGATGGTTGCACACCTACGGCATGACCGAAACCGTCTCGCACATCGCCTTGCGCCGACTCAATGGCACACAGGCCAGCCAAATGTTTGAGGCTTTGCCCAATGTGATTTTACGTTTGGGTGAAAGAAGTTGTTTGTGTATTAGTGCGCCGACTACTGACTATAAAGAGTTGATTACAAATGATATAGTAGAGCTTTCGGCAGACGGAAAGCATTTTGTTTGGTTGGGGCGTGCCGATAACATTATCAATTCGGGAGGCGTGAAAGTGCAAGCCGAAAAAGTAGAAAAGGCCTTGCAACAAACCTTGCAAACGCTGCAATTGTCGTGCGAATGCTTTGTGGTGGGTTTGCCTCATGCGATTTTGGGAGAGTGCGTGACCGCTTTTTTGGAACTGAGTCCCGCACTTTCCCAACCGCAAATAATGGCTCTCAAAACGGCTCTTGGCCTTTCGCTTTCAGTTTACGAAATGCCGAAAGAATTTGTTTTTGTGCCTGTTTTTCAGCGTACGGCCACCGACAAAGTTGCCCGACAGGATACCGTGAAAAAGTATTTAGGCCAATAA
- a CDS encoding SDR family oxidoreductase has translation MKILVTGSNGLLGQKLITLLTAQENCQVIGTARGQNRLKGDFANFEYRSLDVTDAQAVEAIVSEMRPDAVIHTAAMTNVDECESKQAECRQLNVEAVRYLADSCAKHGVFLLHLSTDFIFDGTAGPYKEDVPASPISFYGQSKADAEQVVIQQAGLQWAIARTILVYGIAQDMSRSNIVLWVKKSLEDGKTIQVVDDQWRTPTLAEDLAMGCWLIVKHKAEGIFNISGEELLTPYEMAQQTAAFFGLSTDTMIRTDSSKFTQPAKRPPRTGFDITKAKTVLGYAPHTFREGIAILAEQVAAQQS, from the coding sequence ATGAAAATACTTGTAACTGGTTCTAATGGATTATTAGGCCAAAAACTCATTACATTACTTACCGCTCAAGAAAATTGTCAGGTAATCGGGACGGCTCGCGGCCAAAATCGCCTAAAAGGAGATTTTGCGAATTTTGAGTATAGAAGTCTGGACGTAACCGACGCGCAGGCCGTAGAAGCCATCGTGTCCGAAATGCGCCCCGATGCTGTGATTCATACCGCCGCCATGACCAATGTGGACGAATGCGAAAGCAAGCAAGCCGAATGTCGCCAACTCAATGTGGAGGCGGTTCGTTATTTGGCTGACTCTTGCGCCAAACATGGCGTATTTTTGTTGCACCTGTCCACCGACTTTATTTTTGATGGCACGGCAGGTCCTTACAAAGAAGACGTTCCCGCCAGCCCAATTAGTTTTTATGGCCAAAGCAAAGCCGATGCCGAACAAGTCGTAATACAACAAGCTGGTTTACAGTGGGCTATCGCTCGCACGATTTTGGTGTACGGCATTGCGCAGGACATGAGCCGCAGTAACATTGTGCTTTGGGTGAAGAAAAGTTTGGAAGACGGCAAAACCATTCAGGTAGTGGATGACCAATGGCGCACGCCCACGCTGGCCGAAGATTTGGCGATGGGTTGTTGGTTGATAGTCAAGCACAAAGCCGAAGGTATTTTCAATATTTCGGGTGAAGAATTGCTTACGCCATACGAAATGGCACAGCAAACCGCCGCGTTTTTTGGCTTGAGTACCGACACGATGATACGCACCGATTCAAGCAAATTTACGCAGCCTGCCAAACGCCCGCCGCGCACAGGTTTTGACATTACCAAAGCAAAAACCGTGTTGGGTTACGCGCCGCACACGTTCCGAGAAGGCATCGCGATACTGGCCGAACAAGTGGCAGCACAGCAATCATAA
- a CDS encoding peptidylprolyl isomerase, with protein MKNTFILFLLLLLASPMAIAQEKKAKPKGRDYLITIETAFGNIELVLFDETPQHKENFLKLAKSGFYDGTTFHRIIKNFMIQGGDPNSKNSNANDDGAGGPGYTVPAEFLPNRKHVLGALAAARMGDNVNPKKESSGSQFYLVENPSGTHFLDSNYTVFGQTVMGIDVIHKIAEQPKGMSDRPLKDITMKVKVQKMRRKKIAERYNYDFDNQPSN; from the coding sequence ATGAAAAATACATTTATTCTCTTTCTATTATTGTTGTTGGCTTCGCCAATGGCTATTGCTCAAGAAAAAAAAGCTAAACCCAAAGGTCGCGACTATCTGATCACTATCGAAACTGCTTTTGGAAATATAGAATTGGTGTTGTTCGACGAAACGCCTCAGCACAAAGAAAACTTCTTGAAATTGGCGAAAAGCGGTTTTTATGATGGCACGACGTTTCACCGCATTATCAAAAATTTTATGATTCAGGGCGGCGACCCCAACTCCAAAAATAGCAATGCAAATGACGATGGCGCAGGTGGACCGGGTTATACTGTTCCAGCCGAATTTTTGCCGAATCGCAAGCACGTACTAGGCGCGTTGGCTGCCGCACGTATGGGCGACAATGTAAACCCTAAGAAAGAGTCGAGTGGTTCGCAGTTTTATTTGGTAGAAAACCCTTCGGGAACACACTTTTTGGATAGCAACTACACGGTTTTTGGCCAAACGGTCATGGGCATTGACGTGATTCATAAGATAGCCGAGCAGCCTAAAGGTATGTCCGACCGTCCACTCAAAGACATCACTATGAAAGTAAAAGTACAGAAGATGCGTCGCAAAAAAATAGCGGAACGCTATAATTATGATTTTGATAATCAGCCTTCTAACTAA
- a CDS encoding transglutaminase-like domain-containing protein, giving the protein MQNNELQALVSLISDEDREVVSHVETKILELGSEIIPLLEAEWEKSLDPDVQLRIEQLIHLLQQQQLQERLLNWKKAGGQDLLEGLWLVATYQYPDLQFETIKAQIEQLYYEVWLQLENEMHPLDQVKVVNSVIFGKLKFAANTTNFHSPANSMINLVLDTKKGNPITLCAVYMLVAQKLKMPVYGVNLPNLFVLTYKKEHTQFYINAFSRGVILSKADIDNYISKLNLEPLDIFFEPCSHVDIIFRVLRNLVVSFTRNNEDDKVNEIKMLLDLLADDDTE; this is encoded by the coding sequence ATGCAAAACAATGAATTGCAAGCACTCGTTTCGCTGATTAGCGACGAAGACCGCGAAGTGGTCAGCCATGTAGAAACCAAAATTTTGGAGCTGGGAAGCGAAATAATCCCGTTGCTGGAAGCAGAATGGGAAAAAAGCCTTGACCCCGATGTTCAACTCCGAATAGAACAACTCATCCATTTGCTCCAACAACAACAGCTTCAAGAAAGGCTTTTGAATTGGAAAAAAGCAGGCGGCCAAGACCTTCTCGAAGGCCTTTGGTTGGTGGCTACGTATCAGTATCCAGATTTGCAATTTGAAACCATCAAAGCCCAAATTGAACAGCTTTATTATGAAGTTTGGCTGCAATTGGAAAATGAGATGCATCCTTTAGATCAAGTAAAAGTGGTCAATTCTGTTATTTTTGGTAAACTAAAATTTGCGGCCAATACTACCAATTTCCATTCGCCTGCCAACTCCATGATCAACTTGGTGCTTGATACCAAAAAAGGCAATCCAATTACACTTTGTGCGGTATATATGCTTGTGGCTCAGAAACTTAAAATGCCTGTGTACGGCGTAAATTTGCCTAACTTATTTGTCCTGACTTACAAAAAAGAACATACACAGTTCTATATCAATGCCTTTAGTAGAGGTGTAATTCTATCCAAAGCAGACATAGACAACTATATTTCTAAGCTCAATCTTGAACCTTTGGATATTTTCTTCGAACCATGCTCGCACGTGGATATTATTTTCAGAGTTTTGCGCAATTTGGTGGTTTCCTTCACGCGAAACAACGAAGATGATAAAGTGAACGAAATCAAAATGTTGTTGGATTTGCTTGCCGACGACGATACAGAATAA
- the ald gene encoding alanine dehydrogenase has translation MIIGVPKEIKNNENRVALTPAGVTEFKKHGHTVYVQTSAGEGSGFADAEYEKAGATILPSIEAVYEIAEMIIKVKEPIESEYTLIKENQLLFTYFHFASSEPLTHAMISRKAICLAYETVEKADRSLPLLVPMSEVAGRMAIHEGAKYLEKPLKGRGILLGGVPGVRPANVLVLGGGVVGMQAARMAAGLGANVTIMDVSLPRLRYLNEIMPANVNTVYSNEYNIREHIKHASLIVGAVLIPGAKAPHLITRDMLKDMNPGTVLVDVAVDQGGCIETCKPTTHENPTYIIDDVVHYCVANMPGAVPYTSTLALTNATLPYALQLANKGWAKACRENAELKLGLNVIGDKVVYKGVADAWGLPLTDVETLLA, from the coding sequence ATGATTATAGGTGTTCCGAAGGAAATCAAAAACAATGAAAATCGCGTAGCTCTTACGCCTGCTGGTGTTACAGAATTTAAAAAACACGGCCATACGGTTTATGTACAAACCAGTGCAGGCGAAGGCAGTGGTTTTGCTGATGCTGAGTATGAAAAAGCTGGCGCAACGATTTTGCCAAGCATTGAGGCGGTGTATGAAATCGCCGAGATGATTATTAAGGTAAAAGAGCCAATCGAGTCGGAGTACACACTCATCAAAGAAAATCAATTACTCTTCACGTATTTCCACTTTGCTTCTTCTGAGCCGCTTACGCACGCTATGATTAGCCGCAAGGCGATTTGTTTGGCTTACGAAACGGTAGAAAAAGCAGACCGTTCGTTACCGTTGCTGGTGCCGATGTCGGAAGTGGCTGGCCGTATGGCGATTCACGAAGGCGCGAAATACCTCGAAAAACCATTAAAAGGCAGAGGTATTTTGTTGGGAGGCGTACCAGGTGTGCGTCCTGCTAACGTGTTGGTGCTTGGTGGCGGTGTGGTTGGTATGCAAGCGGCTCGCATGGCGGCTGGCTTGGGTGCTAACGTAACGATTATGGACGTGAGTTTGCCGCGTTTGCGTTACCTCAACGAAATTATGCCTGCCAATGTTAATACGGTTTATTCAAACGAATATAACATTCGCGAACACATCAAACACGCCTCGTTGATTGTGGGTGCGGTACTTATCCCTGGTGCGAAAGCTCCACACCTTATCACAAGAGATATGCTCAAAGATATGAACCCTGGTACGGTGCTTGTGGACGTGGCCGTGGATCAAGGCGGTTGTATTGAAACTTGTAAGCCGACTACGCACGAAAACCCAACGTATATCATCGACGACGTGGTACACTATTGCGTAGCCAATATGCCAGGTGCTGTGCCTTACACTTCTACGTTGGCTCTTACGAACGCTACTTTGCCGTATGCGTTGCAATTGGCCAACAAAGGTTGGGCGAAGGCTTGCCGCGAAAACGCCGAATTGAAATTGGGCTTGAACGTGATTGGCGACAAAGTGGTTTACAAAGGTGTGGCAGATGCTTGGGGCTTGCCATTGACAGACGTAGAAACTTTGTTGGCGTAA